A stretch of Porites lutea chromosome 5, jaPorLute2.1, whole genome shotgun sequence DNA encodes these proteins:
- the LOC140936522 gene encoding uncharacterized protein — MASEKQDITCFVHNVSPVKKSGPTSYFNCHLQTEKDLIGSVCFATEKKETLDAMAAQRSLVKISNFNISNKYGRSDVVINRNTTITSTTADFPYKAQDDVTSIASLSKVAPQQLVSIKGKISHLSATKTIVIQDSPVKKQEGYIVDPSGYIKVIFWGEHVDSVTPQSTYFFNNLRMKVSQNQRYLNTPKQDNLYTIKDAEPFKQTLPEVSDISTTTETIGEILGISSVTKYNCCCSCSKKVTIKGKIAVCDNCKVTQKATSCSVKWTLKIHIQNSKQPLQKLQLQVYQEAVPKLFSICHLIANETTEEEITEAVLNLDTVKVCFDTQTRKLVDIEKIAI, encoded by the exons ATGGCTTCAG AAAAACAAGACATAACTTGCTTTGTGCATAATGTCTCACCagtaaaaaaatctggaccaacAAGCTACTTTAACTGCCACCTTCAGACAGAGAAAGATCTCATTGGCAGTGTATGCTTTGCAACTGAAAAGAAGGAAACTCTTGATGCAATGGCCGCACAAAGATCACtggttaaaatttcaaattttaacatcAGCAATAAGTATGGACGAAGTGATGTAGTAATAAACAGGAACACAACCATCACTTCAACAACAGCTGATTTTCCATACAAAGCACAAGATGATGTCACATCAATTGCATCCTTGTCAAAAGTAGCACCACAACAGCTAGTGTCAATAAAAGGAAAGATATCACATCTAAGTGCGACCAAAACTATAGTCATCCAAGATTCTCCTGTCAAAAAACAGGAAGGCTATATAGTTGATCCATCTGGTTACATAAAAGTTATTTTCTGGGGTGAGCATGTTGACAGCGTCACACCACAGTCCACCTATTTCTTCAACAACTTGAGAATGAAAGTATCTCAGAATCAAAGATACTTGAACACACCAAAACAAGATAATTTATACACCATCAAGGACGCTGAACCCTTCAAACAAACATTACCTGAAGTCAGTGACAtctcaacaacaacagaaaccaTTGGAGAAATACTAGGAATAAGCAGTGTCACCAAATACAACTGTTGTTGTTCATgttcaaaaaaagttacaatcaaGGGAAAAATTGCAGTCTGCGATAACTGCAAAGTAACACAAAAGGCAACCAGCTGCAGTGTAAAGTGGACACTCAAGATCCATATCCAAAACTCCAAACAACCACTGCAGAAGCTTCAGCTACAGGTTTATCAAGAAGCAGTGCCAAAGTTGTTTTCAATTTGTCACTTAATTGCAAATGAAACAACAGAGGAGGAAATCACAGAGGCTGTCTTAAACCTAGACACAGTTAAAGTATGCTTTGACACGCAAACGCGAAAACTTGTGGACattgaaaaaattgccatttaa
- the LOC140936876 gene encoding ras-like protein rasD, with product MSERVYKIALLGNEGVGKTALLVRFLCHRFIGEYDPTIEDCYRRTVIVDGEEVTIDVLDTACRNSTSKLRENFLSTGDGFIVIYSIADRKSYITVPRYKEMIEESRDRANQDPVPFLLIGNKTDLEEHRTVAKSEGQTLANRYEWLFGEASAADYDGVDKSFCDLIREIRARRRKMSPPDFPTRVLVNLRGSSGSDIDSQTDESASELKKTRRTVKKKLSDSSINYKKKLFGVWH from the exons CGTTGCTGGTTCGTTTTCTTTGTCACCGTTTTATTGGAGAATATGACCCAACAATTG AGGATTGCTATCGCCGTACAGTGATAGTAGATGGCGAGGAAGTCACTATTGACGTCCTAGACACAGCTTGCAGA AATTCAACATCTAAACTGAGGGAAAATTTCCTGAGCACGGGAGACGGTTTTATCGTGATATATTCAATAGCGGATAGAAAGAGCTACATCACAGTTCCACGCTACAAGGAGATGATCGAAGAGTCACGAGACCGGGCGAATCAGGACCCAGTGCCCTTTCTGCTGatcggaaacaaaactgacttGGAAGAACACCGCACCGTGGCGAAAAGCGAAGGACAAACTTTAGCCAATCGATACGAATGGTTATTTGGTGAAGCGTCTGCGGCTGATTATGACGGCGTGGATAAATCCTTTTGTGATTTAATTCGTGAAATACGAGCGCGAAGGCGCAAAATGAGTCCGCCTGACTTTCCGACACGTGTCTTGGTCAATCTCCGTGGATCTAGCGGCAGTGATATTGACAGTCAAACGGATGAGAGCGCATCAGAATTGAAAAAGACACGCCGAACGGTCAAAAAGAAACTTAGTGACTCCAGTATTAATTATAAGAAAAAGTTGTTTGGTGTATGGCATTGA
- the LOC140938124 gene encoding uncharacterized protein yields the protein MSPENAVSRDLPWDCLTERLRLIGLIPHDVGGFGDCFFKSVSHQLYRTADLHLEIRMAGIGHLQSYPELYIESISNDHWNNYIQQMSKQGTWCDNIIMQAVANAYNCVIHITQSNINSPESTILTPVADQDGRKTIFIGYINELHYVSTLTDKNSRYKNKLTCIKRKLSETNENRHGRLLKHRNYMKRVKYTETANERASRLEDKRGTYRKTMSEETAEKRKERLKNKRDTYRKRVSEETVEKQKERLKSYKDSYRKRTSEETVEKRKERLANRRASYKRSQTISAGQKESSAGPVHEQKHAQNNMNDFHKSNQYSVCQCTVCFEAWPLKSSPRKVDHYQCQRCIRDKQQPKKFSKENDMVPSLVPLQLQGLTQVEEMLIARALPVMRVYIKPGGQRGYSGHCINLPQDIAELAHSLPRYPKDLSVIVVKMKGKENSFKDVTVRRQNVADALQWLVNNNSHYKDITINQNSLNSLPEHGVPHGLLSVETENIDLDATCEPDLGPQNEDDIVYNEGTEMSSFLPIPECQQQEIEAVRQQLSNDSNHLPWPTVGSEPLNEYVTPFLATMAFPTLFPDGKGDPTNPSLRRDIPLGERVKHLLKFGENKNDKWVYRFATHPRFGYWALNMIQRKRILQQTGMFLKQNPGEAHLTAEELRQMATSNNTSMFISKISRYLSNITGSNAYWHKAKEDLKAIIAHAGAPTFFFTFSSADMHWPELHAIFGNSVSNNSTDNKRQNVINNPHITDWFFTQRLESFIKYWLYNSLDAEWHWYRFEYQARGSIHCHGVAKLKNDPGLCKLSETALKGYLAEMSTNTAEQVNILELNQQIVDGKKASQVVCQYVDWLLSTYNPDPPDNGTWVKPSIHPCQKRHKDLVSLQDSEQDYVDLLNTVQRHTRCSTNYCLRKKQNETELKCRFKFPFEPCVNTKLEFEPIHTKDRSTQYKAKIITKRNDSRLNNHQRLQLQGWRANCDIQVIIDYHACVEYLAKYASKGEPKSPVMKLAFNSIVRNCNNNSNPTKLIKKVIMKSLGQRDFSAQETMHHLMSLKLVSSSFNVVPISLNGSRRIKTITNDGDTVTNDSLLDTYAKREKYIQTIPDIMALNFIHFATKYKLVNNKLTVQPHNMIPRVFPVFSSNSKGPNFGLYCKYQLLKHKPWHTTQDNAWDCQEGTDEIYITEWKEFLQTPYAEEHVPDWYEKLQSVQNNTEEEPNIEHSSEELPQREEWMDLADLIPGYFVNQDNITQQTSQPDYDWQNDKIKYANHLIQEMPSWIKTKKDTLDSTFGLQQQNIDVNTFSDMQRHAYNMVKAHSEQACPKDPLLLIILGVAGTGKSYLINAIRNLLQHSCAVTATTGKASFNINGCTIHSLLKLPVGPRHNKELTGQGLVTLQTKLKDISYILIDEYSMLGQTLFGWIDRRCRQATGKNDEVFGGKSMILVGDPAQLPPVADKPLYHSRPSSSTGEQGYLAYHMFGNVVKLSVNQRVQGLNQQQAQFRDLLIRLRTGDSNEQDWKLLLARQPSIALNVNEFQDATRLYFSNEEVANYNFEQLSELHQPIACITARHSSDIAKKASSDDVSGLQPTIFLAKGAHVMLTMNLWIDVGLCNGATGTVEDFIYANNQQPPDLPVAVIVKFNEYRGPSISDSIPRCVPICPITITSQTLDGLHERQQLPLKLAWAITIHKSQGLTLPKAWIDIGQSETTAGISYVAISRVKTLSSCIIEPMTFERLKSLKKSTNLKYRLEEESRLYNLANIN from the coding sequence ATGTCTCCTGAGAATGCTGTTAGTCGTGATTTACCATGGGATTGTTTAACTGAAAGGCTTCGTCTCATAGGACTTATACCACATGATGTAGGTGGATTTGGAGATTGTTTCTTTAAATCAGTTTCGCACCAACTGTATAGGACTGCTGACTTGCATCTTGAAATTCGTATGGCTGGAATTGGCCATTTACAGAGTTACCCAGAATTGTATATTGAAAGCATTTCTAATGATCACTGGAATAACTATATTCAACAAATGTCAAAACAAGGCACATGGTGTGATAACATCATAATGCAAGCTGTGGCCAATGCATACAACTGTGTCATTCATATCACACAGTCTAATATAAATTCACCTGAAAGTACAATCTTAACTCCTGTTGCTGATCAGGATGGACGAAAGACAATATTTATTGGATATATTAACGAGTTGCATTATGTTTCAACATTGACTGACAAAAACAGTAGATATAAAAACAAACTCACATGCataaagagaaaattatcagaAACCAATGAAAACAGACATGGTAGACTTCTTAAGCacagaaattacatgaaaagaGTCAAATATACAGAAACAGCTAATGAAAGGGCAAGCAGACTTGAAGATAAGAGAGGCACTTATAGAAAAACAATGTCTGAAGAAACTGCTGAAAAGCGAAAAGAGAGACttaaaaataagagagacaCTTATAGAAAAAGAGTGTCTGAAGAAACTGTTGAAAAGCAAAAAGAGAGACTAAAAAGTTACAAAGACTCTTATAGAAAAAGAACGTCTGAAGAAACTGTTGAAAAGCGAAAAGAGAGACTTGCAAATAGGAGAGCCAGTTATAAAAGGTCTCAAACAATTTCTGCAGGACAAAAAGAGAGCTCTGCTGGTCCAGTTCACGAACAAAAACATGCACAAAATAACATGAACGATTTTCATAAGTCCAATCAGTATTCAGTTTGCCAATGCACTGTCTGTTTTGAAGCATGGCCATTGAAATCCAGTCCAAGGAAGGTTGATCACTACCAGTGTCAGAGGTGCATACGAGataaacaacaaccaaaaaagttTTCTAAGGAAAATGACATGGTGCCATCATTAGTACCTTTACAACTGCAGGGGTTAACCCAAGTAGAAGAAATGCTTATTGCACGTGCACTTCCTGTTATGCGAGTTTACATAAAACCTGGTGGACAAAGGGGCTATTCAGGCCACTGTATCAATTTGCCTCAGGATATAGCTGAACTAGCACATTCTCTGCCTAGATACCCAAAAGATCTatctgttattgttgttaagaTGAAAGGTAAAGAGAACAGTTTTAAAGATGTGACAGTGCGAAGGCAAAATGTAGCTGATGCACTACAATGGCTTGTTAATAATAACTCACACTACAAGGACATAACCATCAatcaaaattctttaaattcttTACCAGAACATGGTGTTCCACATGGTCTTCTCTCGGTTGAAACAGAGAATATAGATTTGGATGCCACATGTGAACCTGACTTAGGTCCTCAAAATGAAGATGACATTGTTTATAATGAGGGTACTGAAATGAGTAGTTTTCTGCCTATTCCAGAGTGTCAGCAGCAAGAAATAGAAGCTGTGCGCCAACAATTGTCTAATGATTCTAATCACTTGCCCTGGCCAACAGTTGGCAGTGAACCATTAAACGAGTATGTAACTCCCTTTTTAGCAACAATGGCTTTCCCAACATTATTTCCAGATGGTAAGGGTGATCCTACTAACCCATCATTACGCCGAGATATACCACTCGGAGAAAGAGTAAAGCACCTTTTAAAGTTTGGAGAAAACAAGAATGACAAATGGGTATATCGCTTTGCTACTCACCCCAGATTTGGTTACTGGGCATTGAATATGATACAAAGAAAACGTATTCTGCAACAGACAGGCATGTTCCTAAAACAAAACCCAGGAGAAGCTCATTTGACTGCTGAAGAGCTGCGGCAAATGGCAACTAGCAATAACACAAGTATGTTTATATCTAAGATATCACGCTATCTTAGTAACATTACTGGTTCTAATGCTTATTGGCACAAAGCTAAAGAAGATTTAAAAGCAATAATAGCCCATGCTGGAGCTCCaacattctttttcacattctCCTCTGCTGATATGCATTGGCCTGAACTTCATGCAATTTTTGGCAACTCAGTCAGTAATAATTCAACTGACAACAAACGGCAGAATGTGATTAACAATCCTCATATTACAGACTGGTTCTTTACACAGCGTTtagaaagttttattaaatactGGTTATACAATTCACTAGATGCTGAGTGGCACTGGTACAGATTTGAATATCAAGCTAGAGGTAGTATACATTGTCATGGTGTAGCAAAGCTGAAAAATGATCCAGGTTTATGTAAACTCTCAGAAACAGCTCTAAAAGGCTATTTGGCTGAAATGTCCACTAATACAGCTGAGCAAGTCAATATACTAGAACTCAATCAACAGATAGTGGATGGGAAAAAGGCTTCCCAGGTAGTTTGTCAGTATGTAGATTGGTTATTGTCTACATATAATCCAGATCCACCAGATAATGGCACATGGGTGAAGCCCTCTATTCATCCTTGTCAAAAGCGTCACAAGGACCTTGTAAGTTTACAAGACTCTGAACAAGATTATGTTGATTTGTTGAATACTGTACAAAGGCACACTCGCTGTAGTACAAACTATTGTcttagaaagaaacaaaacgaaacagaacTGAAATGTAGATTTAAGTTTCCATTTGAACCTTGTGTTAATACAAAACTAGAGTTTGAGCCCATTCATACAAAAGATCGAAGCACTCAATACAAAGCAAAGATCATAACAAAGAGGAATGATAGCAGACTCAATAATCACCAACGACTTCAGCTTCAAGGCTGGAGGGCAAACTGTGATATTCAAGTGATCATTGATTATCATGCATGTGTTGAATACCTTGCAAAATATGCTTCAAAAGGTGAACCAAAGTCACCTGTAATGAAACTTGCATTTAATTCTATTGTCCGTAATTGCAACAACAATAGCAACCCtacaaaattgataaaaaaagtgataatgAAGTCACTTGGCCAACGTGACTTCTCTGCACAAGAGACTATGCATCATCTCATGTCACTGAAACTTGTCAGCTCATCATTTAATGTGGTACCTATTAGTCTAAATGGTTCACGTAGAAtcaaaactataacaaatgatGGAGATACTGTAACCAATGACTCATTGCTTGATACTTACgctaaaagggaaaaatatattCAAACCATCCCAGATATAATGGCTcttaatttcattcattttgcaacaaaatacaAACTTGTCAACAACAAACTAACAGTTCAGCCTCATAACATGATTCCCAGAGTTTTTCCAGTATTTTCTTCCAATTCAAAAGGTCCAAATTTTGGACTTTATTGCAAATATCAGTTACTTAAGCACAAACCTTGGCATACTACACAAGACAATGCCTGGGATTGTCAGGAAGGCACTGATGAAATATACATCACAGAATGGAAGGAATTTCTACAAACACCATATGCTGAAGAGCATGTTCCTGACTGGTATGAAAAACTACAAAGTGTACAGAATAACACAGAAGAGGAACCAAATATAGAGCACTCTTCAGAAGAGCTTCCACAGCGTGAAGAGTGGATGGATTTAGCAGATCTCATACCTGGGTATTTTGTTAACCAAGATAATATAACACAACAAACCTCTCAGCCTGATTATGACTGGCAAAATGACAAGATTAAGTATGCAAATCACTTAATACAGGAAATGCCATCCTGGATAAAAACTAAGAAAGATACTTTGGATTCTACCTTTGGTttgcaacaacaaaatattgatGTTAATACATTCAGTGACATGCAAAGACATGCCTACAATATGGTGAAAGCACATTCTGAACAAGCCTGCCCTAAAGATCCATTGCTTCTTATTATACTTGGAGTTGCCGGTACAGGGAAAAGTTACCTCATTAATGCCATCCGAAACCTGCTCCAACACTCTTGTGCAGTGACTGCCACAACTGGCAAAGCTTCATTTAACATAAACGGATGTACAATCCATTCACTATTAAAATTGCCTGTTGGCCCAAGACATAACAAAGAATTAACAGGACAAGGGCTTGTCACATTACAAACCAAGCTGAAAGATATCAGTTATATCCTAATTGATGAATACTCTATGCTaggacaaacattgtttggctGGATTGATAGACGCTGCCGACAAGCAACAGGCAAAAATGACGAAGTATTTGGTGGTAAATCCATGATATTAGTTGGTGACCCAGCTCAATTGCCTCCAGTGGCAGATAAGCCATTATATCATTCGAGACCCTCCAGTTCTACAGGTGAACAAGGCTATTTAGCTTATCACATGTTTGGCAATGTTGTAAAACTGTCAGTAAACCAGAGGGTTCAAGGCTTAAATCAACAGCAAGCTCAGTTTAGAGATTTACTCATACGCCTTCGCACAGGAGATTCTAATGAGCAAGATTGGAAACTTCTTTTGGCAAGACAGCCTTCCATAGCATTGAACGTGAATGAGTTTCAAGATGCCACTAGGCTCTATTTCAGCAATGAAGAAGTTGCTAATTATAACTTTGAACAGTTATCAGAACTTCATCAGCCAATAGCCTGCATCACTGCACGTCACTCTAGTGATATAGCTAAGAAAGCAAGTTCGGATGACGTGTCAGGTTTACAACCGACCATTTTCCTTGCAAAAGGTGCACATGTAATGCTTACCATGAACCTATGGATAGATGTTGGACTTTGTAACGGTGCAACTGGAACGGTTGAAGATTTCATTTATGCAAACAACCAGCAACCACCAGACTTGCCTGTCGCTGTCATAGTAAAATTTAATGAGTATAGAGGTCCATCTATCAGTGATAGCATTCCACGATGTGTGCCTATATGCCCAATAACAATAACCTCACAGACACTAGATGGTTTACATGAGAGACAACAGTTGCCTCTCAAACTTGCTTGGGCAATCACAATACACAAGAGCCAAGGGTTAACACTGCCAAAAGCATGGATTGACATTGGTCAGAGTGAAACTACTGCAGGCATTTCATATGTAGCTATAAGCAGAGTGAAAACACTTTCATCTTGTATTATTGAACCAATGACTTTTGAAAGACTTAAGAGTCTTAAGAAATCCACTAATTTAAAATATAGACTTGAAGAAGAAAGCAGGCTATATAATCTAGCAAATATAAATTGA